One window from the genome of Calliopsis andreniformis isolate RMS-2024a chromosome 12, iyCalAndr_principal, whole genome shotgun sequence encodes:
- the LOC143185678 gene encoding uncharacterized protein LOC143185678: protein MSTKKLTLSMEHKLQILQELENGLPVKIVADKYSVHPMTIRRIRRSGPNIRRFVNQRNENKQRQRMRRPANEELEERLYRWFVERRTFGDVLTDMLFKKKATELKKELSAESTFKESGRVLTGEKSTEEEIDNSPLVCEQLEKTTVVKEEVEIEAQEQEEAQRQYEHLKEQQKSEGQEQQQQHEQLKEEQTQEREEERQHEHLEEIQELELQEGTFAQSGENEDIQTRTRRIFGELEELGATEPKNIRLVIEALKIYFLEEKQ from the exons ATGTCAACAAAGAAGTTAACGTTATCCATGGAACACAAGTTGCAAATCTTACAAGAATTAGAAAATGGATTGCCTGTGAAGATTGTTGCTGATAAATACAGCGTCCATCCTATGACTATTCGTCGTATTCGAAGATCTGGACCAAACATTCGAAGATTTGTGAAtcaaagaaatgaaaataagcaACGGCAAAGAATGAGAAGACCGGCAAATGAAGAACTTGAAGAACGATTGTATAGATGGTTCGTGGAGAGGAGGACCTTCGGAGACGTGTTAACGGATATGTTATTCAAGAAAAAAGCAACAGAATTGAAGAAGGAGTTGTCAGCGGAATCAACTTTTAAA GAATCGGGGAGAGTGCTAACAGGCGAAAAATCAACGGAAGAAGAGATTGATAACTCTCCGCTCGTATGTGAACAACTAGAGAAAACAACGGTAGTTAAAGAAGAAGTAGAAATAGAAGCACAAGAACAAGAAGAAGCGCAACGACAATACGAGCATTTAAAAGAACAACAAAAGTCAGAAGGACAagaacagcagcaacaacacgAACAATTAAAAGAAGAACAGACACAAGAACGAGAAGAAGAACGACAGCATGAACATTTAGAAGAAATACAAGAACTAGAACTACAAGAAGGAACATTTGCACAGAGTGGCGAAAATGAAGACATTCAAACAAGAACAAGACGAATATTTGGTGAACTAGAAGAGCTAGGTGCAACAGAACCAAAGAATATACGACTAGTTATAGAAGCAttaaaaatatactttttagaggaaaagcaataa
- the Argrs gene encoding arginine--tRNA ligase-like protein isoform X2: MKMAGTCNSVSIYDTLVGLFERAISAAYPDVPDPPVIITSSTSPKFGDYQCNSAMPLTKQLSSTGIKTSPQNVANNIMSKVEESALVSKLEVAGTGFINIYLKKEFVKTALSNLVKAGKICPPYTKKQRVIVDFSSPNIAKEMHVGHLRSTIIGDSIARLLEFLGHDVLRFNHLGDWGTQFGMLIAYLQEKFPNYLTQSPPITDLQSFYKESKTRFDEDEEFKKRAYYCVVKLQSFDPDIIKAWQLICDVSGKELNKIYTRLDIKIIDRGESFYQKHMEAIVKELESRGLLEEDEGRKVMWGKRNGNEIPLTIVKSDGGFTYDTSDIAALKQRVDEEKVDWLIYVTDAGQSMHFQVLKSCGERAGILKSFHRMDHVGFGVVLGQDKKKFKTRSGDSVKLNDLLDEGLKRALQKLQEKERDKVLTEEELKMAQESIAYGCIKYADLSHNRNHEYVFSFDKMLEDRGNTAVYLLYALTRIRSIARAANISREKLEEIAQSTPVSVEHEKEWKLAKVLMKFPDVLIKITKDLHLHLLCEYCYEISCAFTEFYDNCYCVEKNEQGEIMKINMGRILLSEATAIIMEQCFSILGLKPVARM, encoded by the exons ATGAAGATGGCTGGAACATGCAATAGTGTCAGTATATATGACACCTTAGTAGGCTTGTTTGAAAGAGCTATCTCTGCTGCTTATCCAGATGTACCAGATCCTCCTGTGATTATAACATCTTCTACTAGTCCAAAGTTTGGAGATTATCAATGTAATAGTGCTATGCCACTTACTAAACAACTTAGTAGTACTG GCATTAAAACATCTCCACAAAATGTTGCAAATAATATAATGTCGAAAGTAGAAGAGTCAGCCTTAGTTTCTAAGTTGGAAGTTGCAGGCACAGGTTTTATCAATATATACTTAAAAAAAGAATTCGTAAAGACAGCATTAAGTAATTTAGTGAAAGCTGGAAAAATTTGTCCACCTTATACAAAGAAACAAAGAGTTATTGTAGACTTTTCTAGTCCTAATATTGCTAAAGAAATGCATGTTGGACATTTAAGGTCCACTATAATTGGTGACAGTATTGCAAGATTACTAGAATTCTTAGGGCATGATGTGTTAAGATTTAATCACCTCGGTGACTGGGGCACTCAATTTGGAATGTTAATAGCTTATCTTCAAGAAAAATTTCCTAACTATCTAACTCAATCTCCGCCCATTACAGATCTTCAA AGTTTTTATAAAGAATCAAAAACGAGGTTTGACGAagatgaagaatttaaaaagcgTGCTTACTATTGTGTTGTCAAATTACAATCATTTGATCCCGACATAATAAAAGCATGGCAACTGATTTGTGATGTTTCTGGGAAAG AATTAAATAAGATATACACTCGATTGGACATCAAAATAATAGACAGGGGAGAATCTTTTTATCAGAAACATATGGAAGCTATAGTCAAAGAACTAGAATCAAGAGGATTATTAGAAGAAGATGAAGGACGAAAAGTGATGTGGGGTAAACGTAATGGTAATGAAATACCTCTAACTATTGTCAAATCTGATGGTGGTTTCACGTATGACACATCAGACATAGCTGCTCTTAAACAACGTGTTGATGAAGAAAAAGTTGATTGG CTAATATATGTAACAGACGCTGGCCAGTCTATGCATTTTCAAGTTCTGAAAAGCTGTGGTGAAAGAGCTGGAATTTTAAAAAGTTTTCATCGGATGGATCATGTTGGATTTGGTGTAGTTCTTGGTCaggataaaaagaaatttaaaactAGATCTGGTGATTCAGTAAAATTAAATGATTTACTAGACGAAG gTTTGAAAAGGGCGCTGCAGAAATTACAAGAAAAGGAACGTGACAAAGTACTTACAGAGGAGGAGTTAAAAATGGCACAAGAATCTATCGCTTATGGATGTATAAAATATGCAGATTTGTCACACAATAGAAATCACGAATACGTATTTTCGTTTGATAAAATGCTGGAAGATAGAGGAAACACAGCAGTGTATTTGCTTTACGCATTAACAAGAATACGTTCTATCGCCAGAGCAGCTAATATTTCTCGAGAGAAATTAGAAGAAATAGCTCAAAGTACTCCAGTTTCTGTAGAGCACGAAAAGGAATGGAAATTAGCGAAAGTATTGATGAAATTCCCTGATGTATTAATTAAGATTACAAAAGACTTGCACTTGCACCTATTATGTGAGTACTGTTATGAAATCTCGTGCGCATTTACGGAGTTTTATGATAATTGTTATTGTGTTGAAAAAAATGAACAAGgagaaataatgaaaataaatatgGGTCGTATATTATTATCAGAAGCGACTGCAATTATCATGGAACAGTGTTTTTCAATATTAGGTTTAAAACCAGTCGCACGTATGTAA
- the LOC143185985 gene encoding radial spoke head 1 homolog, with translation MSEYPETTGERGEEEKNPLGLYEGERNKEGDRHGFGKALLPNGDMYVGHYCKGLRNGTGFYVFKNGARYDGEWRRGFKYGQGTFWYPDGTRYEGTTSTFLVGEWKRDMKYGFGVYYYINGDVYEGSWKKNLRHGMGSYLYADTNTKFMGTWIVDRMQGPGQLIHPRYRFHGFWELNLPYGRGCFTFENACMQHGHYVHEKDPEYEETTPEKPEEVRIKYIFTEEPMMEKSEVPQLELEPLPLKKGILPLWRARCITPYNPDLLPPEPVPLQEEVSLDSIPDKCSEDLSEREQYLKYPGEYYGEYEEYEGENDHPRQSIRAPEFEK, from the exons atgtCAGAATATCCAGAGACCACAGGAGAACGAGGAGAAGAGGAGAAAAATCCACTAGGG CTATACGAAGGCGAAAGAAACAAGGAAGGTGACAGGCATGGATTTGGAAAAGCTTTGCTCCCGAACGGTGACATGTACGTTGGCCACTACTGTAAAGGGTTAAGAAACGGCACAGGATTTTATGTATTTAAAAATGGTGCTCGATACGATGGTGAATGGAGGCGAGGCTTCAAATATGGCCAAGGAACCTTTTGGTACCCCGATGGAACGCGATACGAGGGTACGAC TAGTACATTTCTCGTAGGCGAGTGGAAGCGCGACATGAAATACGGCTTCGGGGTGTATTACTACATAAATGGTGATGTTTACGAAGGTTCATGGAAAAAGAATCTTCGACACGGTATGGGGTCTTATCTCTACGCTGACACGAACACGAAATTCATGGGAACGTGGATTGTGGATCGTATGCAAGGACCTGGACAGTTAATTCACCCGCGATATCGATTCCATGGATTTTGGGAATTGAATTTG CCCTACGGACGCGGTTGCTTCACATTTGAAAATGCCTGCATGCAACATGGGCACTACGTGCATGAGAAAGATCCTGAATATGAAGAAACGACACCGGAGAAACCCGAGGAAGTaagaattaaatacattttTACA GAAGAACCAATGATGGAAAAGAGTGAGGTACCACAATTAGAATTAGAACCACTTCCTTTGAAAAAGGGCATTCTTCCATTGTGGCGAGCACGTTGCATTACACCTTACAATCCTGATTTATTACCACCTGAACCAGTACCTCTACAAGAAGAG GTTTCTTTAGATTCTATACCAGACAAATGTTCAGAAGACTTGTCAGAACGAGAGCAATACTTAAAATATCCAGGAGAGTATTACGGAGAATATGAGGAATATGAAGGGGAAAACGATCATCCTAGACAATCCATTAGAGCACCTGAGTTTGAGAAATAA
- the LOC143185955 gene encoding uncharacterized protein LOC143185955 isoform X2, with product MPLNDLNQSNIINTNESVNPGTSTQITTTCCTPPPSCHSINFPLSSRFTLSNDRGAPPTYEEAIDPNVGCAILIGLTIVVPVAMIVIGGIYLNDCPQGEYIPIYLLVGGAIAIFKQLLHLLRKVGQRPEDQSPMLTLINCFIFGWFITGSMWVYKEYEPNYDPALGKYCNKTLYLFAFWLITSMYIILGVSTAVLCSISVASIAFERL from the exons ATGCCGTTAAATGATCTGAATCAAAGTAATATTATTAATACAAATGAGAGTGTAAATCCTGGCACTAGTACTCAAATAACAACAACTTGTTGTACTCCACCACCTTCGTGTCATAGTATTAATTTCCCTTTAAGTTCTCGCTTTACTTTGAGTAATGATCGTGGTGCACCTCCTACTTATGAAGAAGCTATAGATCCCAATG TTGGTTGCGCTATTCTTATAGGATTAACAATAGTAGTTCCTGTTGCTATGATAGTTATTGGAGGAATTTATCTTAATGACTGTCCACAAGGAGAATATATTCCCATATATTTATTAGTGGGTGGCGCTATTGCTATTTTTAAACAACTTTTACATTTATTACGAAAGGTAGGTCAACGTCCCGAAGATCAATCTCCTATGCTGACATTAATCAATTGTTTCATCTTTGGATGGTTTATCACGG gtTCAATGTGGGTTTACAAGGAATATGAACCAAATTATGATCCAGCTCTAGGCAAATATTGTAACAAGACATTGTATCTATTTGCCTTTTGGTTGATTACATCAATGTATATAATTTTGGGAGTTTCAACAGCTGTTCTGTGTAGTATTTCAGTAGCAAGTATCGCTTTCGAGAGACTATAA
- the LOC143185955 gene encoding uncharacterized protein LOC143185955 isoform X1 yields the protein MPLNDLNQSNIINTNESVNPGTSTQITTTCCTPPPSCHSINFPLSSRFTLSNDRGAPPTYEEAIDPNVPPPSYDLLFGRIAEHRKTSKGVFDFLKNIIILLFGTIGCAILIGLTIVVPVAMIVIGGIYLNDCPQGEYIPIYLLVGGAIAIFKQLLHLLRKVGQRPEDQSPMLTLINCFIFGWFITGSMWVYKEYEPNYDPALGKYCNKTLYLFAFWLITSMYIILGVSTAVLCSISVASIAFERL from the exons ATGCCGTTAAATGATCTGAATCAAAGTAATATTATTAATACAAATGAGAGTGTAAATCCTGGCACTAGTACTCAAATAACAACAACTTGTTGTACTCCACCACCTTCGTGTCATAGTATTAATTTCCCTTTAAGTTCTCGCTTTACTTTGAGTAATGATCGTGGTGCACCTCCTACTTATGAAGAAGCTATAGATCCCAATG TTCCTCCTCCATCATATGACTTATTATTTGGTCGAATAGCAGAACATCGAAAAACATCAAAAGGAGTATTTGATTTTTTGAAGAACATTATTATCTTACTTTTTGGTACTA TTGGTTGCGCTATTCTTATAGGATTAACAATAGTAGTTCCTGTTGCTATGATAGTTATTGGAGGAATTTATCTTAATGACTGTCCACAAGGAGAATATATTCCCATATATTTATTAGTGGGTGGCGCTATTGCTATTTTTAAACAACTTTTACATTTATTACGAAAGGTAGGTCAACGTCCCGAAGATCAATCTCCTATGCTGACATTAATCAATTGTTTCATCTTTGGATGGTTTATCACGG gtTCAATGTGGGTTTACAAGGAATATGAACCAAATTATGATCCAGCTCTAGGCAAATATTGTAACAAGACATTGTATCTATTTGCCTTTTGGTTGATTACATCAATGTATATAATTTTGGGAGTTTCAACAGCTGTTCTGTGTAGTATTTCAGTAGCAAGTATCGCTTTCGAGAGACTATAA
- the Argrs gene encoding arginine--tRNA ligase-like protein isoform X1, which produces MSTFNLEIFHKRAAAAEEEIAVLKKEIEFIRQNITSNNSKIQSVSKDEYEKLEQENIKLKHRVAILKRTIEAERAKTQHGMKMAGTCNSVSIYDTLVGLFERAISAAYPDVPDPPVIITSSTSPKFGDYQCNSAMPLTKQLSSTGIKTSPQNVANNIMSKVEESALVSKLEVAGTGFINIYLKKEFVKTALSNLVKAGKICPPYTKKQRVIVDFSSPNIAKEMHVGHLRSTIIGDSIARLLEFLGHDVLRFNHLGDWGTQFGMLIAYLQEKFPNYLTQSPPITDLQSFYKESKTRFDEDEEFKKRAYYCVVKLQSFDPDIIKAWQLICDVSGKELNKIYTRLDIKIIDRGESFYQKHMEAIVKELESRGLLEEDEGRKVMWGKRNGNEIPLTIVKSDGGFTYDTSDIAALKQRVDEEKVDWLIYVTDAGQSMHFQVLKSCGERAGILKSFHRMDHVGFGVVLGQDKKKFKTRSGDSVKLNDLLDEGLKRALQKLQEKERDKVLTEEELKMAQESIAYGCIKYADLSHNRNHEYVFSFDKMLEDRGNTAVYLLYALTRIRSIARAANISREKLEEIAQSTPVSVEHEKEWKLAKVLMKFPDVLIKITKDLHLHLLCEYCYEISCAFTEFYDNCYCVEKNEQGEIMKINMGRILLSEATAIIMEQCFSILGLKPVARM; this is translated from the exons ATCAAAAGATGAATATGAAAAATTAGAgcaagaaaatataaaattgaaacatAGAGTAGCTATTTTAAAGAGG ACTATTGAAGCTGAAAGAGCAAAAACACAACACGGAATGAAGATGGCTGGAACATGCAATAGTGTCAGTATATATGACACCTTAGTAGGCTTGTTTGAAAGAGCTATCTCTGCTGCTTATCCAGATGTACCAGATCCTCCTGTGATTATAACATCTTCTACTAGTCCAAAGTTTGGAGATTATCAATGTAATAGTGCTATGCCACTTACTAAACAACTTAGTAGTACTG GCATTAAAACATCTCCACAAAATGTTGCAAATAATATAATGTCGAAAGTAGAAGAGTCAGCCTTAGTTTCTAAGTTGGAAGTTGCAGGCACAGGTTTTATCAATATATACTTAAAAAAAGAATTCGTAAAGACAGCATTAAGTAATTTAGTGAAAGCTGGAAAAATTTGTCCACCTTATACAAAGAAACAAAGAGTTATTGTAGACTTTTCTAGTCCTAATATTGCTAAAGAAATGCATGTTGGACATTTAAGGTCCACTATAATTGGTGACAGTATTGCAAGATTACTAGAATTCTTAGGGCATGATGTGTTAAGATTTAATCACCTCGGTGACTGGGGCACTCAATTTGGAATGTTAATAGCTTATCTTCAAGAAAAATTTCCTAACTATCTAACTCAATCTCCGCCCATTACAGATCTTCAA AGTTTTTATAAAGAATCAAAAACGAGGTTTGACGAagatgaagaatttaaaaagcgTGCTTACTATTGTGTTGTCAAATTACAATCATTTGATCCCGACATAATAAAAGCATGGCAACTGATTTGTGATGTTTCTGGGAAAG AATTAAATAAGATATACACTCGATTGGACATCAAAATAATAGACAGGGGAGAATCTTTTTATCAGAAACATATGGAAGCTATAGTCAAAGAACTAGAATCAAGAGGATTATTAGAAGAAGATGAAGGACGAAAAGTGATGTGGGGTAAACGTAATGGTAATGAAATACCTCTAACTATTGTCAAATCTGATGGTGGTTTCACGTATGACACATCAGACATAGCTGCTCTTAAACAACGTGTTGATGAAGAAAAAGTTGATTGG CTAATATATGTAACAGACGCTGGCCAGTCTATGCATTTTCAAGTTCTGAAAAGCTGTGGTGAAAGAGCTGGAATTTTAAAAAGTTTTCATCGGATGGATCATGTTGGATTTGGTGTAGTTCTTGGTCaggataaaaagaaatttaaaactAGATCTGGTGATTCAGTAAAATTAAATGATTTACTAGACGAAG gTTTGAAAAGGGCGCTGCAGAAATTACAAGAAAAGGAACGTGACAAAGTACTTACAGAGGAGGAGTTAAAAATGGCACAAGAATCTATCGCTTATGGATGTATAAAATATGCAGATTTGTCACACAATAGAAATCACGAATACGTATTTTCGTTTGATAAAATGCTGGAAGATAGAGGAAACACAGCAGTGTATTTGCTTTACGCATTAACAAGAATACGTTCTATCGCCAGAGCAGCTAATATTTCTCGAGAGAAATTAGAAGAAATAGCTCAAAGTACTCCAGTTTCTGTAGAGCACGAAAAGGAATGGAAATTAGCGAAAGTATTGATGAAATTCCCTGATGTATTAATTAAGATTACAAAAGACTTGCACTTGCACCTATTATGTGAGTACTGTTATGAAATCTCGTGCGCATTTACGGAGTTTTATGATAATTGTTATTGTGTTGAAAAAAATGAACAAGgagaaataatgaaaataaatatgGGTCGTATATTATTATCAGAAGCGACTGCAATTATCATGGAACAGTGTTTTTCAATATTAGGTTTAAAACCAGTCGCACGTATGTAA